TCGCTCTTCCACAATACTCTTCTGCTTTCACATAGTCTCCACGAACCTGTTCCCCCGTATTTCACAATATAAATATATAGTAGCAAGAATTAACTACTAGAACTATATGCTCCTGCTCCACCAGTGACTTGTGATATGGTATGAATCTGCAATCATATACTGTACTATTTCACTCGTTGCTCTATATATTCTGCAGCGTTACAGTTGCTTAATAATAACTAGGAGTATTCCTTTTTCCGATGACTGAGAAACTCAGACTTTTTCGTTACTAAAGTTGACCTGCGAGAAaccttcaaaagccggcaacttttgaaggctCCCGCAGACCTTAATAAACCCAAACCCCAAACCCCCCCgaaccgatgtgggatagaaaccCCACAGGGGTGCCCCGCTGCTAAGAAGTAAAGACCCCCCAGACACCCACTGAAATGGAGAGATCACCTCCCCGAGGTTTCTGTCTTTTTCCGATGACTGAGAAACTCAGACTTTTTCGTTACTAAAGTTGACCTGCGAGAAaccttcaaaagccggcaacttttgaaggctCCCGCAGACCTTAATAAACCCAAACCCCAAACCCCCCCgaaccgatgtgggatagaaaccCCACAGGGGAATAACTAGGAGTATTCCAGTGAGACGAAAAGTAAAATTAACCAACACCGCGGAAGAAAGCTTCCAATTAACTTGATCTTTTACTCAACATATTAAGGTTAGctgttgaaattttttatggTATTAAATTTCACTGTTTATAATATTTTGGTTAcagattttttaattattttttgttgatCATGTTTGATAATAAATTTGCAACTGAAAAAAGCAATTTACATCTTATATtaagtaaaaaatataaaataatatactattttttatgccatatgtaatataatttctgatgataaatagcaaattctaatgttttctttaatatttGGACGGGTATTcgattaattaaacaatttagtaGATGAGAGACAATAATAGAATCATATTATCTTCTCTCTCTTaatatcatttttttaattgttgatTGGATCTAGATGTTACAAGATAATAAATCTCAAGAGagattagtgtaatttttaaaacctaaaGGGAAGCCAGTGAAATAGTCAAAAACCTTAGGAGAAGTTTCTAACATTATTCCATTAAACAAACAAAACTGAATTCCCTTCCAAAAATTGATTTGCTTTCATCACTTAGATCCTGTTTGATAATCTAGTTAAGCACTTAAACATAATAAAATTagattttaacatattcaaaccgtttgataacaaaaaattaaatatctgaattaattaactgACATTGAATTTTctacactgaattttctagatattCACTTGAATGTGATATccactcaaatatattaaatttaatatttaacaattcaataatttaatggattccaactttaaatttcagatttcagttttcaaatttcaattttatcaaatacacCCTTAGATATTTAAGGCCAACTGCTAAAGTTCcaatttttatcaaatgcacccttaGATATTTAAGGCCAACTGCTAAATAGGTCACAAGTCTGGCAGTTTATATTTTATCGAACAAATGCGCTATATTGAAATGCCTAGTATTCTAGTAGTTAAATATCGTAACGGATCTTCTGTTCCATATTTTGTGTCATTTTCAGtcacattttttattatattgctatttctcctgcataaacatcatgttttaattcttttttgtttccttaagatccaataactattaattgagtaaaaaataaatacaacagtttaaaaaaagtaatatataatagaaaattgaaaaatatagcagaaaattcataaaaaatctcattttttatgaattttgattttttgaatttgttaaattttatgtattattcaattaatagttattggatcttaagaaaataaaaaaaaattaaaatatgatatttatgccggagaaatattaatataataaaaagtgaaaTAGAAAGTGACACAGAGTGTGGGACAGAAAATCCGTTGCGATTAAATATGAACGAATTTTAACTTATAATATACCTCTTTCAAGTATCTTGCATAATTGCTAAGAAGCAGAGAATTTCTCGGGTTGGCTTCAATCATCTTTTGGTAATAGACGTCGGTGTTATCATGTCTATGATCCGAATCCCAACAATCCGAACCACCACCGCTGTCGTTTCCATCGCCACCCCAAGACCCACCTTCACCACCCTGACAAATCCTTCCTCCACCACTTCCACTGCCACCCCCAACCGCCAGAGCTTCCGCCTGCCTCCCAGCTTCACACCCCTCTTCTAAATCCAACCCTGAGTTCGACAACAACAACCTCTGATCCGTGGGCCGTCCCACTTCATCGCTCACCAATAGCTCATCATCTTTCTCTTCGTCAACTGCAACACCCCAAAGTAAACCATGCATGCGCATGCACTTTGACTTATTAGCAGCACTCGACGGTGGATTTTTGACATCTTTGAGATCGTTTTCAGAAAGGGTTCTTGGCATTTTCTTGATGGAACCATGATCAGATgatggtgatgatgatgatgatgatgatctgaTGATGTGCAGTATGGTTTCTGGCTCCGGCGACGACGATGCTGATGAGAAGACGTCCTTGCAGTAGTGGTGTGAAAGCCTTGAGTTTAGCAGTGGCGTTGAAGAGCTTCGGAGTAGCATTTTATTTACTATAGTTTCTTGGCCTTTGGCGATGAATATTCTGATTgtcgatgatgatgatgaattttttttttttttttttttttatcgtgtGATATGAAACTGGCTATCAGGAGTAGTAATTTTAAGTTGAGAAAGTGTTTTCTAAAAGGGTTGGGAAGCGAGAGTGAGATTCTTTCTCGCCTTTCTGTTGTGGGTTGAGTCTGGCGGGTGAGAGATTTTGATTTTCTCCCTCTATGCATCAAGAGGGGAAATTGTTTTGCTTACCATTTTATAGCCAAAGGTGAGcacctaaaaagaaaaatgaaatttgaaaagatGTAGGCAAATATGCGTTGAATATTTTCTAAATGTGGGCCAATATGTACCCATATTTTGCGTCATGATTGGATTGAATTTGTAGTACAGGCTCGCGTCAAATTGACTCAATTTGCTCATCtggttgaaaatttttatttcttgtcGAATTTCACTCGTATTGGATCATCTGGATTGTTGCACGCAATATTGGAATGAGACAGATTTTCACTTGAAATCCTTTATTATAAGTCCGTCCATCTACCTCTAAGGATGTACAATTTAATGAATTGCATCCTATTGTGAAACTAACGAAATAATTAATTAGTGTGGATGTTGTCTCTATCTCATCTCCTATAGTTGGTCAGTTCATTTGTGAAATTACTAAATTCATATGTCCATATTCCTCTCCTTACAAAATTCATTAGCACTAAATTCATGTATTTATTATAATCATCCCCTGCAAAGTTCATCACTATATATTTGTCTatctaaattcaaatttatatatatatttatttatttatttatttatacgcGCACAAAACACAAAGTTCATTGGTACTAAATTCATGTATCTATCTATATTCATTCCCCCTACAAAATCATCTTTCTACAAAATTGATTGGTACATTGATTTGTTAAATCGTTTGTGGAACTACTAAAGTTTATTGAGACAAAGTTCATTTATGAAACTACTAATTCATGATATGTTTATATTTATGTTGATATGCGTATCGTCGgcattttttttggttggtaAATGAAAGGATTTGAATCCAAAATCTCTTACTTACAATCCCTCCCGTTTTATCACCCAACCCCAATCTTTCCCCCAATATCTGTGGCCTTGTATCAgctgtaaataaataaattttttgaattctttcaaaatacaagtaaaatgGATTGACAAATGCAGACCGTGGCTTGATCCGGAAAGAAATAATGCAGACCGTAGGACAGCCAAACTaggcaataataataatgagtgtgtttggattgtaagttatttgaaatatttttactgtagcactttttgtgatgtgatgtatgtgagataaaaaggtaattgagaagataaaaaggtgtattgaaaattgtaattgtgacgtcagcaaatatatttggctaAATAATTGGCTGGCCAAATATTTACGGCCACTAAGGGTTATGGAGAGGTTGTAGTTTGAATTAGGACCTCCAGAGTCGAAGGTGCTGATGGATGGGACGGGCCCGCCAAAGCCGACTCCACTCGAACCCCAAAAGTTACTTCTACGGTCCTGATTCGTCGAGTCACGTGATGACCCTCCTCCAAATACGCCCAAAACTTtgatatatataataattaattGAGGGCTTGAAAATGAGAAGACATGGAAATTTTTTTCATAGAGTGTAACTTAAACGAGAATCCCCAGTTAGGTCTTCTTGTTCCTCGAATTTACGTGGCTGCCACTCCTGAATATTAGCGGTCCCAAATTGTTGATGAACCCCATTCGATATTGGGAAACCTACTTTCAAGTGGGTGGGGCCCGGGGATGGATTCAACGGTGGGCGTAGGAGATTTTGTTGCAACTCCGGGATTCGCATTTAATCATGGGTATTTGGAGGTTGTCACGGGACGGAAATTATTTATGGGCGTAAATGATTGCATTCCTCCTTGGAGATTTTTGCTGGCCCAATCCAAATATCTTGTCTTATTCGTAGGAGGTGACAATTGCAACTTGCAATTTAAAGCGTCCGGCCGTCAAGGTCTAAGATTGTCCCTTTCATGccacccctttttctttttcttttttttcttttttttgggagggGAAAGATTGTCCCTTTCATACTTTTAAAGatatttttcctaaaaattGTGTTCATGGCTTTTAAGCAAAGGTGCTGGGCAGTCTAGGATACTAATggggggaaaacaaaaaagttttGAGAACTACTCGAGTGAAAATCATTTTTGGACCACTTGGAGAGGGAAGGCTTCTGAGTCTTTATAATCAAGTAAGTAACTTGTGTGAACCAGAATAGATTTAGTTACCAGGTCAAATTTTAGCCTCAAGAAGCAGTTTCTTATGAAAAGTATACTTCATTGTGCGTCTAAATTTGGCTGTCGTTACGTGAACTGTTTGCAGTTTCTTATGGAAAATATACTTCATTGTGCGTCTAAATTTGGCTGTCGTTACGTGAACtgttttgatgaataatttataAATACCGCTATAAATGAAATATGGTCCGAAAACCAAGGTTTGTAAAATCGGGATCCTAAGTAGGATCGATTTTAGTTTCACAGgatcggatcgtaggatcggATCGTAGAATCGTAAGATCCTACCAAAAGCTCTTAATTGCAATTAAAGGTTGCAATTCTttgataaattataaatataccataaatattttcatttatttgcaaaatggagcttcgtatttcacaaatttactaaaaaattgtaggatcgtacgatcctaccaATCCTACACGATCCTACACGATCCTGCACGATCCTGCTACGATTCTATGCGATCCTGCAAAAATTAATATGATTTGCGACTCTGCATACGATCCGGATCGATTTTGATTatccggatcgtaggatcgtacgatcctacgatccggatCGCGATTTTGACAACTATGCCGAAAACATGCCTTAATCTATGACAGTGACCGGAACTAATATCCTCCAaacttttatttatcaaaaaaaaaaagagatgaaaataagaggaaaaaaaaaaaggtcacaaAACAACACGCAAATTTGTGGTCGGAAATCTTTTTGTAGGCCAAGAATAGGCCATCCCTACTCTCCCCTATTACCGAAACATGTTCGTTCCAGCAATGACAGGCTCCACTGGGCGTTAGATTGTCTACTTTATGTGGGGCCAAGGAGGGAATAGATGATGTGGCCTTATGAAGTGATTCAACTTTGCTCCTAATAGTGGGCCTTCAGGAGTGGGCTTTGGAAAACGAGGCTGTGCTATTTCATCCCTAGCTCTGTGCTCTCGATTCTAGAAAACAAAAGCCAATGCATAAGAAGGGAAAAGAAGCGAATGCAGACGTAGCAAGCACAGAAAGCATAAGAAAGAGAATGGAAGAATGCAATCTCGAACTGCATAACGCAATTAGTCTTTTCCGCAAATGCATCTTTACTTTACGTAGCAGAATTTTGTATGAGTTATATAGTTTCTTCATTCTTGGACCTGCTCGCTTATTTTGGGCCTTTTGCAGTATTTCCTCCTTCAAACTTGGATAATTCGATTTCTTTATCTGCATGTGACTAAGGAGTGTTTTGAGGTTGTGGGCTGTGTCAAGAATTTACCACTCCAGCCTCTCATTCTCGAAAGCTAAATTTAAATCAAGTCGTAATTTTTAAAGTCAGCGTTGGCTCTATTTGCTACAATTGCAAACCCCAAGAAAGAAGGGGGGAAATAAACTTAATGGTTTGTTGCAACTTTTTCATTCTTCCGTGCAATGCCAAAGTTTAAAGgtgtttttttgggttttttttgggggggggggggggggagtggTGAAGATGAGGGAGTTTGACCgccaaaaaatggaaaaaaaaataaaaagtggaAGAGCGAAGACTGGGGACTTGCATTGGCTTGGAACTAGGATTGCAAATGAGTCGAGTTGAATCGAATTTTGGTCTAATCAAGTCGAGCCTTAACTTAGTT
The Coffea arabica cultivar ET-39 chromosome 6c, Coffea Arabica ET-39 HiFi, whole genome shotgun sequence genome window above contains:
- the LOC113692700 gene encoding uncharacterized protein, which codes for MLLRSSSTPLLNSRLSHHYCKDVFSSASSSPEPETILHIIRSSSSSSSPSSDHGSIKKMPRTLSENDLKDVKNPPSSAANKSKCMRMHGLLWGVAVDEEKDDELLVSDEVGRPTDQRLLLSNSGLDLEEGCEAGRQAEALAVGGGSGSGGGRICQGGEGGSWGGDGNDSGGGSDCWDSDHRHDNTDVYYQKMIEANPRNSLLLSNYARYLKEVRGDYVKAEEYCGRAILANPGDGTVLSLYADLIWQTHKDAPRAETYFDRALQAAPQDCYIMASYAHFLWDAEGDDEDEEELKDRNDANKGSQPRNISWGINGGAPPSVPPPIAGAS